The proteins below are encoded in one region of Rhododendron vialii isolate Sample 1 chromosome 7a, ASM3025357v1:
- the LOC131332576 gene encoding G-type lectin S-receptor-like serine/threonine-protein kinase LECRK1 — MAFCKANLLYLCLFLISISPNLVNARADNRVALGSSLLASDNSSSWQSPSGDFAFGFRLLDNQNLFLLAIWFDKIPDKTIVWYANGDNPAPKGSKLELTNDGQFTLNNPQGQVIWKADSVGNGVAYASMLDTGNFILANGESLYLWESFKHPSDTILPSQVLEAGKHNESHRLVSCTKKFVAYF, encoded by the coding sequence ATGGCCTTTTGCAAAGCAAATCTTCTATATCTCTGCCTCTTTCTTATTTCCATTTCACCAAACTTGGTAAATGCCCGAGCAGATAATAGGGTCGCTCTAGGATCATCCCTCCTTGCTTCTGATAACTCTTCTTCGTGGCAATCGCCATCAGGTGACTTTGCCTTTGGATTTCGCCTACTTGACAATCAAAATCTCTTCTTGCTTGCCATTTGGTTTGACAAAATACCCGACAAAACCATAGTTTGGTATGCAAATGGAGATAATCCTGCACCAAAAGGATCAAAACTTGAGCTCACCAATGATGGCCAGTTCACATTAAACAACCCACAAGGCCAAGTCATCTGGAAAGCCGACTCTGTCGGAAATGGAGTCGCGTATGCTTCTATGCTCGACACAGGCAACTTCATTCTTGCAAATGGGGAGTCTCTTTATCTATGGGAGAGCTTCAAACATCCGTCCGACACCATCTTGCCTAGTCAAGTATTGGAAGCAGGCAAGCACAACGAATCTCACAGACTCGTAAGCTGCACCAAAAAATTTGTAGCCTATTTTTAG
- the LOC131332575 gene encoding G-type lectin S-receptor-like serine/threonine-protein kinase LECRK3 → MIYSAKQKTHGAKLYSRQTDYNYSKGRFQLRFLPTGDLVLNTIALPTDFAYGNYYHSNTSDGLNGMNSGYKVVFNESGYLYVIRRNGNEVNLTFGNIASTGDFYHRATLDFDGIFTLYAHPKAPRNGTWVQPWFSVWYEPKDICADMTGDEGEGACGYNSICILDSFGRPTCECLPGFSLEDPNNKLSGCKQDKVRKCEPGGSNPKQLFEIHELPNTFWPFSSNYERFPLSSEDECSRSCFTDCNCVVATIRDGTCWKKKLPLSKGRLERNTYGKALVKVPKSDDSSEFPLSPNKDEGKKDQTPILKKQKPTRESSLLETNIRSFTYKDLRDATDDFREELGRGAFGTVYKGVISSSSSRREVAVKKLDKLIQEGEKEFTTEAIAIAKTHHKNLVRLLGFCDEGPHRLLVYEYMSNGTLASFVFRISKPDWNIRIQMAVGIARGLMYLHEECSTQIIHCDIKPQNILLDDSFTTRISDFGLAKLLMGDETRTQTAIRGTKGYVAPEWFRSKHITAKVDVYSYGVMLLEIICCRKNVELERENEEDIILTDVVYDYYKHRRLAILVENDEEARNDMKRVERIVMVAIWCIQEDPSLRPTMKTVLQMLEGVVEVSVPPSPYPFSSIC, encoded by the exons ATGATTTATTCAGCAAAGCAAAAAACACATG GTGCAAAGCTGTACTCGAGACAAACAGATTACAACTACTCAAAAGGAAGGTTCCAGCTTCGGTTCCTTCCCACGGGTGATCTCGTGCTTAACACCATTGCTCTCCCAACAGATTTTGCATACGGTAATTACTATCACAGCAACACTTCCGATGGTCTAAACGGCATGAATTCCGGGTACAAGGTAGTCTTTAACGAGTCGGGCTATCTTTATGTCATTAGAAGGAATGGGAATGAAGTGAACCTCACATTCGGAAATATTGCTTCAACCGGAGATTTCTACCACCGAGCAACACTTGATTTTGATGGGATCTTCACCCTATACGCCCACCCCAAGGCTCCAAGGAATGGGACTTGGGTCCAGCCGTGGTTTAGCGTTTGGTATGAGCCCAAAGACATCTGTGCTGATATGACAGGAGATGAAGGAGAGGGGGCTTGTGGGTACAATAGTATTTGCATACTTGACTCCTTCGGAAGGCCCACTTGTGAATGCCTCCCTGGATTCTCCCTTGAGGACCCTAACAACAAGTTAAGTGGCTGCAAACAAGATAAGGTTAGAAAATGCGAGCCAGGTGGTTCAAATCCAAAGCAATTGTTTGAGATTCATGAGCTACCTAATACATTTTGGCCTTTTTCTTCAAACTATGAGAGGTTCCCATTATCAAGTGAAGATGAATGCAGCAGATCTTGCTTCACTGATTGTAACTGTGTGGTGGCTACAATCAGAGATGGAACTTGTTGGAAGAAGAAATTGCCATTGTCCAAAGGAAGGTTGGAGCGGAACACCTACGGAAAGGCTCTAGTCAAAGTTCCAAAGTCTGATGATTCTTCCGAATTCCCACTTTCTCCGAATAAAGATGAAGGGAAGAAAGATCAAACTCCGATACTG AAAAAACAGAAACCAACTCGAGAATCAAGTTTATTGGAAACCAATATTAGGTCTTTCACGTATAAGGACCTCAGAGATGCCACAGATGATTTTCGTGAAGAGCTGGGAAGAGGTGCTTTCGGCACTGTATACAAAGGGGTCATTTCTTCTTCAAGTTCAAGAAGAGAAGTAGCAGTCAAGAAGCTAGACAAGTTGATAcaagaaggggaaaaagaatTCACAACGGAGGCAATTGCAATAGCCAAGACCCATCACAAAAACCTAGTCCGACTGCTTGGATTTTGCGATGAAGGGCCACACAGGCTATTGGTTTACGAATACATGAGTAATGGCACGTTGGCAAGCTTTGTTTTCAGAATTTCGAAGCCTGACTGGAACATACGGATCCAAATGGCAGTTGGGATTGCAAGGGGACTCATGTACTTACACGAGGAGTGCAGCACACAAATCATCCACTGTGATATAAAGCCTCAAAACATTCTGCTTGATGATTCATTCACGACAAGAATTTCAGACTTTGGATTAGCAAAGCTTCTGATGGGAGATGAAACTCGGACTCAAACGGCCATTAGAGGGACCAAAGGATACGTTGCCCCAGAATGGTTCAGAAGTAAACATATTACGGCAAAAGTGGACGTTTATAGCTATGGGGTCATGTTACTCGAGATCATTTGTTGTAGgaagaatgttgaattggaaaGGGAGAATGAAGAGGACATAATTCTGACTGATGTGGTATACGATTACTACAAACATAGAAGGTTGGCAATTCTGGTGGAGAATGATGAAGAGGCGAGAAACGACATGAAAAGGGTGGAGAGGATAGTGATGGTGGCGATTTGGTGCATCCAAGAGGATCCGTCTTTACGGCCCACCATGAAGACGGTTCTACAAATGCTCGAAGGAGTTGTTGAAGTTTCAGTGCCCCCATCTCCTTATCCCTTCAGCTCAATTTGTTGA
- the LOC131334263 gene encoding uncharacterized protein LOC131334263 encodes MEKTHFQEPKSAEAFDSATATRGLNNCTACGCSMKRRSPSSTPSLQEPNPSSCWGLNTQKQYLSANKTLDGFTKIPLPITSPFTWATPDSNPTLQPAPTLRRCVSDPVSSPGTPSPAKAGSSASVTLPVVPAVFRRSFSDPSPKAYQTPPDSVNRRRPKSKRMKRMKDGMREMRQWLDEVMREGEEEEEGGGSEFDDKNGAPKDQEPENESEEAVSVETSGKVLIIHIKCPCGKGFKILLYGNNCYYKLL; translated from the exons ATGGAAAAAACACACTTCCAAGAACCCAAATCCGCCGAAGCCTTCGACTCCGCCACCGCTACCCGCGGCCTCAACAACTGCACCGCGTGTGGCTGCTCCATGAAGAGACGCTCCCCCTCTTCAACACCCTCTCTCCAAGAACCCAACCCCTCCTCCTGTTGGGGACTTAACACGCAGAAGCAATACCTCTCCGCCAACAAAACCCTCGATGGATTCACCAAAATCCCTCTCCCAATCACATCTCCCTTCACTTGGGCAACCCCCGATTCCAACCCGACCCTGCAGCCCGCCCCCACTCTCCGCCGCTGCGTCTCGGACCCAGTCAGTTCTCCCGGAACGCCGTCGCCGGCCAAGGCCGGCTCCTCTGCTTCGGTCACTCTGCCAGTTGTCCCAGCTGTTTTTCGCCGATCGTTCTCTGACCCGAGTCCTAAGGCCTATCAGACGCCGCCTGACTCGGTTAATCGACGGAGACCCAAATCAAAG AGGATGAAGAGAATGAAGGATGGGATGAGAGAGATGAGGCAGTGGTTGGATGAAGTCATGCgtgaaggggaagaagaagaagaaggcggTGGCTCTGAATTTGATGACAAGAATGGCGCTCCCAAG GATCAGGAGCCCGAGAATGAAAGTGAAGAAGCTGTGAGTGTGGAGACAAGTGGGAAGGTGTTAATCATACACATCAAGTGTCCCTGTGGCAAAGGCTTCAAAATTCTCCTCTATGGAAACAACTGTTATTACAAATTGCTGTAG
- the LOC131334265 gene encoding uncharacterized protein LOC131334265: MKFQQLVSIPMSCVVQRWTRSARSSNPQPSLTKIPNLLTQTTRYGILSSSFNLLSYYASHTDKDFMEAREAGFQMMSEMKKRWEMRNADKGEEKNSATKLFGIRDPKVVNTKGNPGGPSSASKLPTARKCGNCRSIGHTKRTCKKVKAKEREGCEEHFSAFTNPEFFPHQDEDGR, translated from the exons ATGAAATTTCAACAACTTGTATCTATCCCTATGAGTTGTGTGGTTCAGAGGTGGACTAGGAGTGCTAGGTCAAGCAATCCACAACCTAGTCTCACCAAAATTCCTAACCTACTGACACAAACCACACGATATGGCATATTGAGCTCATCATTCAATTTATTGTCCTATTATGCGTCGCACACAGACAAAGATTTTATGGAGGCGAGGGAAGCAGGTTTCCAAATGATGTCTGAGATGAAGAAGCGCTGGGAAATGAGAAATGCGGATAAGggtgaggaaaaaaatagtgCCACCAAACTATTTGGGATTCGGGACCCCAAGGTAGTCAACACAAAAGGCAATCCTGGGGGACCATCTTCTGCCAGTAAACTCCCCACAGCAAGAAAATGTGGGAACTGCAG GAGCATTGGCCACACGAAGCGAACTTgtaaaaaagtaaaagcaaaggagagagagggttgcgAAGAGCACTTTTCTGCATTCACAAATCCAGAGTTCTTCCCCCATCAGGATGAAGACGGACGTTGA